From the genome of Microcoleus sp. FACHB-831:
GTCCAGGGGTATCCCATAATCCCCCTAAGCCACCCGTCTCCCACCGTCGCAGTGTTTCTCGCACGGTCTGCTCTTGACATTCAAATATCTGGGCAATTTCTGGCACGTTCCAACCTTGTGCATTCAGCCGCACCATGTGGGCACGGTCTTTGATGTGCTGCGCCACCCTGGGTGCAACTCGTAATTCCTCGAGGGTGCGGTCTGATTCCTCGCCCAGGACGATACGTAAAGGGGCAGGCATTGGTTCAAGCAAGATACAGGTTTTACCGTCTCTCCTATCTTAGGTTTAATCCCGCCTACATACTTACTACAATTTTTTGGTACTCAACAGGATAATACGTGTAATGTAACTGGTTAGTGCCCCTTGAGTGCAAAACTTTAACAACTCACTAACCCGCCTTATTCTGCACAAGGAAAGCTATCTGGCTGCCTCACAGCTAGGTGACTAGCCTCAAGAAGAGTAAAAGCTGGCTAACTCAGCCATATGTCAACTAGAATATAATCCAAGTTGACATTCCTTGTAAGGAATATTATCGTGTGAGGTAGAACGTGGTCTGGACTTGGGAGCTGTATCTAGACGCGAGAGGGGAGGTACCAAAAGATTTGTTGGCTTTCTTCGTTGGATTGATACCAGAGGGTGAGCTACCGCCGAATGCGCCAACGCCCGTGCTAATTCCATCAGAAACCAAGAGGCTCCAGGTCAATCTTAAACGTCTATGCGACAAAGGCTTGGCATCGTTAAAGAGCGATATCTTTGAGAAGCTAGAGGATGACTTGTACGAATTCCGCATGACTAAAAGCGAGCATAACCCACGGTTCATTCTCACCACTGCCACTCCTCAATGTTTTGTGGTGTTGCACGCTTTTATGAAGAAGTACAACGGCGCTATCCGGGATAGAGATAAAGAGCCAGCAAGACTTCGGTTGCGTGAGTTGAACAGTAGGAAAGGACAATGAACAAGTACAACTTTCAGGACTGGCTCAAAACGAAGGTAAGCGATGACGACGAGGTAATCCTAGCCGGGAAGCTGGAGTACCTGCGGCTCTATTTGACCGATGCCATGCGGGAATTGCGAACCAAGGCAGGACTAACGCAGGCACAGTTAGCTCAAGAATTGGGAGTGCAGCAAGCTGCGGTGTCTAAGCTAGAGTCGGCTCTAAAGGATCGTGAGCTGGAGTCGGTACTTAAGTATCTGCATACTTTGGATGCGGATTTGCTCCTAGCCGTGAAGCAGGGAGAGGAACTGTATCAGGTAAGCGATACCGAAAGTGGGTTGTTGGTAGATGTGCCTTCTTATGTGCAAGAGCTGGCATCAACAGCAGGGATGAGTCCGCGTGAGTATGTCCTCTCAGCAATTGAGTATTTCTCACATAAAGCTACCTCTCGCAGGGAGACACTAACTGCATTCCTGGAAGGTGAGGACTCGGTTGCTAGGCAGGTACGACAGAGATTGGGTGGGCGCTCTGTGTCTGAAATTGCAGCCGAGTTGGAAAGTTGCCTGAGCATCCCTGAAGAAGATGACCGGATTTTGGCTGTCAAAAATGCTTTAGCTGGCAGCGTCAGGAGTGGAGGGACTACCCGTGATGCCAGTGATGAGAATGATGAAATTGAATTATTAGATTTAGCAGAGAGTTTGTTGGAGAAATTGGCACAGATAAAGCTTAATTAGAACCCGTATTTTTTAGACAAACATAGCTTACCTAAAGTTAATCACCCTGGTAAAAAAAGACTAACTGACCATCAACAGAGATTAGAAAAATTTCTTCAACATTATTTATATGAAGCCCGAAAACTACAGGAGGACTGACTGAAGTACGGGCTTGATTGTGTAGACCTGTATGTTGAGTATGTGGATGTATGGAACAACAACGTAGCGAAGATTATTACAGGCTGATTCACCATCTGCTGACCTGCCGCGATGGAGAAGAGGCAAAAATTTTGATGGCAAACTCTGGCTTAATTGATGGTAGGTTAGTGCAGGCGATGAAACAGGTAGCTAGCATGATGGCACAGCAAGGTAACCAGAACTTCGCTAATTATTTAATCCATGTTGCCGAGCATCTGCCCACTACACCATTTTTTAGAAGTGTTGCCCCTGCTGCGACAAGTGCCACCAGCAAGGCGTCACCCAGAACCAGCTCTGTAACAATTCCTCCTCTTTTGGAGCAGATATTAAAGGCAATTGTAGAAAGCAAAGGCAACCCACAAACTGTATACAGTCTGCTGCAAGCCAATAGAGACAAATTGGATGACAATTTTGTTCAGCAGTTTCGCAACTGGGCTTTTTCTAGTTTGCAGGATGCCGAACCAGAAACAGCACAGATGATGGCAACATTAGTTGGTGGATTTAGCGCTCTAATGTGGGAGTCTCCGTTGGGCAATAGGGCTATCAACTTAGAGATTGCGATTACAGGCTACAAAGTCGCTGCTACCATTTTTACCCGTGAATCGCTTCCAGAAAAATGGGCAGAAATCCAACAGAATTTGGCACCTGTTTACCGTCACAGGATTAAAGGCGATCGCGCCGAAAATCTGGAAAAAGCAATTACTGCTTGTGAAGGAGCTTTGCAGGTATATACCCATGAGGCTTTTCCAGAAAAATGGGCGGGAGTACAGAATAATCTAGGGCTTGTTTACAGCGATAGAATTCGGGGCGACTTAGCAGAGAATCAGGAGAAGGCGATCGCTTGCTATAAAGCTACCTTGCAAGTCTATACCCGCGAAGCTATTCCTGAAGAATGGGCCAGAGTCCAAAACAATTTGGGAATTGCCTATCATAAGAGGATTCAAGGTAACTTGGCAGAGAATCAAGAGAAAGCAATCGCCTGCTATGAAACTGCCTTGAAAATTCGTACCCGTGAAGCATTACCTTATAAATGGGCACAGACACAAAATAATTTGGGTTTTATTTACAGCCAGAGGATTCTAGGTGACCCAATACGGAATGTCGAGAGAGCAATAACTTACTACAATGCTGCATTGCAGGTTCAGACTCCTGAAGCTTTTCCAACAGAATCAATTTCAGTTCAAATCAAGCTGGAAGATGCTTGCCGACACCGAGATGACCTTTATCAAGGTGGAAAAGAATTACATTTTCTCCTTCAGATATTCCAAGCAATCCGAAATAACAGACAAAACCTGCAAGCTGTATACCCGTTTCTGTCTGCTAACCTGGAGAAGCTAGATGATAACTTTCTTCAGTTTTTTGACACCTGGGCAACAGTTAAATTATCCACAGTAGATAGCCAGGAAGCAAAAATTAGAGCAGTAGATATTGCCTTATTTAGTGGACTTATTCAGCAGTTTCCTCTAGGTGACAGGGCTATCAATTTAGAAATTGCAATTAAAGGCTATGAGCTTGTTTCTGAAATATTTAATCAGCAAGAAAAATCTCTTGAGAAGTTACTACGGGCAGAAACTCTATGTAATTTTAGTCTAGCTTACAAGAATCGGATACGCGGAAATAGAGGCGAAAACTTAGAAAAAGCTATTTCGGTTGGTCAACAAGCATTAGCAATGCATACTCGTAAGCAATTTCCCCAACTAGGGGCAAGCATTCATAATAATCTAGGAGGGTCTTACAGCAACCGAGTTTTGGGTCAAAAAGCTGGCAACATTGAAGAGGCAATCCAACACTTTAAAGCAGCTTTGGAAGTCTTCACCCATGAAACAATACCCTCAGAATGGGCAAAGCTGCAACACAATTTGGGAAATGCTTATATTCGTAGAATACTGGGCGATCGCGCCGAAAATATAGAAGTAGGTATTAAGTATATAGAAGCGGCACTGCAAGTCTACATTAAGGATAAGTTTCCACAAGACTGGGCAAACGCTCAAAATACATTAGCATTTGCTTATCACGAACGAATTCGCGGTGACCGGGCAGAAAACCTAGAAAAAGCGATCGCTTACTTCAAAACCGCTTTGCAAGTCTTTACCCGTGAGGCATTTCCACAATTTTGGGCGCAGACCCAAATGAATTTGGCATCTGTTTACCGCGACAGGATTCGTGGTAATCAGGTTGAAAATCTGGAACTGGCTATTACGACATACGAAGCTGCTTTACAAGTCGCTACTAAAGAGGCATTTCCCAGAGAATGGGCTATGACTCAAAATAATCTGGGTATGGCTTATTCGCAACGGAGATGCGGCAATCCTACCGGAAATCAGGAACGAGCGATCGCAGCGTATGAAGCAGCTTTGCAAGTTTTCAGTAGGGAGACATTTCCTCAAGACTGGGCAATGGCTCAAAAAAATTTGGCACTTGTCTACAGTACTCAAATTCGCGGCAGTCAGACAGAGAACTTAGAGAAAGCAATGACAGCTTACCAAGCTGCCT
Proteins encoded in this window:
- a CDS encoding type II toxin-antitoxin system RelE/ParE family toxin produces the protein MVWTWELYLDARGEVPKDLLAFFVGLIPEGELPPNAPTPVLIPSETKRLQVNLKRLCDKGLASLKSDIFEKLEDDLYEFRMTKSEHNPRFILTTATPQCFVVLHAFMKKYNGAIRDRDKEPARLRLRELNSRKGQ
- a CDS encoding helix-turn-helix domain-containing protein, whose protein sequence is MNKYNFQDWLKTKVSDDDEVILAGKLEYLRLYLTDAMRELRTKAGLTQAQLAQELGVQQAAVSKLESALKDRELESVLKYLHTLDADLLLAVKQGEELYQVSDTESGLLVDVPSYVQELASTAGMSPREYVLSAIEYFSHKATSRRETLTAFLEGEDSVARQVRQRLGGRSVSEIAAELESCLSIPEEDDRILAVKNALAGSVRSGGTTRDASDENDEIELLDLAESLLEKLAQIKLN
- a CDS encoding CHAT domain-containing protein, with amino-acid sequence MEQQRSEDYYRLIHHLLTCRDGEEAKILMANSGLIDGRLVQAMKQVASMMAQQGNQNFANYLIHVAEHLPTTPFFRSVAPAATSATSKASPRTSSVTIPPLLEQILKAIVESKGNPQTVYSLLQANRDKLDDNFVQQFRNWAFSSLQDAEPETAQMMATLVGGFSALMWESPLGNRAINLEIAITGYKVAATIFTRESLPEKWAEIQQNLAPVYRHRIKGDRAENLEKAITACEGALQVYTHEAFPEKWAGVQNNLGLVYSDRIRGDLAENQEKAIACYKATLQVYTREAIPEEWARVQNNLGIAYHKRIQGNLAENQEKAIACYETALKIRTREALPYKWAQTQNNLGFIYSQRILGDPIRNVERAITYYNAALQVQTPEAFPTESISVQIKLEDACRHRDDLYQGGKELHFLLQIFQAIRNNRQNLQAVYPFLSANLEKLDDNFLQFFDTWATVKLSTVDSQEAKIRAVDIALFSGLIQQFPLGDRAINLEIAIKGYELVSEIFNQQEKSLEKLLRAETLCNFSLAYKNRIRGNRGENLEKAISVGQQALAMHTRKQFPQLGASIHNNLGGSYSNRVLGQKAGNIEEAIQHFKAALEVFTHETIPSEWAKLQHNLGNAYIRRILGDRAENIEVGIKYIEAALQVYIKDKFPQDWANAQNTLAFAYHERIRGDRAENLEKAIAYFKTALQVFTREAFPQFWAQTQMNLASVYRDRIRGNQVENLELAITTYEAALQVATKEAFPREWAMTQNNLGMAYSQRRCGNPTGNQERAIAAYEAALQVFSRETFPQDWAMAQKNLALVYSTQIRGSQTENLEKAMTAYQAASQVFTRDALPYYWAKNQNNLALAYTNTGQIDEAIACCRSALEVFTPTAFPSECFITARQFGEIGARSKRWAESIEGYGVAIEAVETSRAWATSESRRQEIVAEAFYVYHNIVLCCINAGQLEKAIEYVERSRSKRLVDLIASNDLYQSGEISPEVKELLQQYDDLQERIDRERSQNQSGNNRELMGVGTSTLDRAAFQAYNEAIATLEAEKQQIWEQLRRFDPVLAGEIQVSAPDFCAMQQLIDRPTTAILSFYTTSNDTHVFVLRQNQITCHTCTGQGIETLQFWISQNWLKPYIEDRNIWKSHISDFLVELAQRLLLSDLIVQHLNGITELIIVPHLLLHQIPLGALPIQDPEHPYLGEKFLIRYTPSCQVLEFCQQRGEVGECLTYGTVEDATNDLPCASFEGEQIAQLHQISSNRRLRGSSQATRDNYRQLAEKVQVLHSCHHAESCLDEPLNSQLKLGDGSITLGQLMSPGWRLPNLSDVFLSCCETGLGLPEITDDILTLSTGFLCAGARSVVSTLWAVNDLATAIFSIFYYQHRQQGCSRPEAVRQAQIKLRELNKEELLNREDIKELSRQAEAGRKQARNKRSQYESGSANYLNWDREYRKYASVTNQIHSVKNSQDEEPFSHPRYWAAFTCSGLR
- a CDS encoding helix-turn-helix domain-containing protein; the protein is MPAPLRIVLGEESDRTLEELRVAPRVAQHIKDRAHMVRLNAQGWNVPEIAQIFECQEQTVRETLRRWETGGLGGLWDTPGRGMKRRWSEADLRYLEDCLEQDQRTYNSVQLSALLEQQRGVKLSADRIRRILQKRGSTGSAPQYFSVKPKIR